From Streptomyces fungicidicus, one genomic window encodes:
- a CDS encoding ABC transporter permease subunit, which yields MRRRRTGRFALGAVIVAVPLVLALLGPVFAGEPGPRATSFTAGGAFGLGTDFVGRDVWGQVLHGGRPVVLTALAATALAYLVALPVGLFGALTRRRLLEELLMRPLDVLLAIPSLLLILLAATVFSPGAVGLALLVALANVPDAARLVRAAAAEAAARPAVEALRMQGETWWRTAVGHVGRSMLRTLAADAGTRLTGVLYLVATAAFLGVGVAPDAADWAVMVDRNRTGLFVQPWAVVVPAVLLVALTTGTNLLFDAALDRGGRRGADRREKEARP from the coding sequence GTGAGGCGCCGGCGGACGGGCCGCTTCGCCCTCGGTGCCGTGATCGTCGCCGTACCGCTCGTTCTCGCCCTGCTCGGGCCGGTGTTCGCGGGGGAGCCGGGACCGCGGGCCACTTCCTTCACGGCGGGCGGGGCGTTTGGGCTCGGCACCGACTTCGTGGGCCGGGACGTCTGGGGGCAGGTGCTGCACGGCGGACGGCCGGTGGTGCTGACCGCCCTCGCCGCGACCGCGCTCGCCTACCTGGTCGCCCTCCCGGTCGGCCTGTTCGGCGCGCTGACCCGCCGCCGTCTGCTGGAGGAGCTGCTGATGCGGCCCCTGGACGTGCTGCTCGCCATCCCCTCGCTGCTGCTGATCCTGCTGGCCGCCACGGTGTTCTCGCCGGGGGCGGTCGGGCTCGCCCTGCTGGTCGCCCTGGCCAACGTGCCCGACGCGGCCCGGCTGGTGCGCGCCGCCGCCGCGGAGGCTGCCGCCCGGCCCGCGGTCGAGGCGCTGCGCATGCAGGGCGAGACCTGGTGGCGCACGGCCGTCGGCCATGTCGGGCGCTCCATGCTGCGCACCCTGGCGGCCGACGCCGGCACCCGGCTGACCGGCGTGCTCTACCTGGTCGCCACCGCGGCGTTCCTCGGTGTCGGCGTGGCTCCCGACGCCGCCGACTGGGCGGTCATGGTCGACCGCAACCGGACGGGACTGTTCGTCCAGCCGTGGGCCGTGGTCGTCCCGGCCGTGCTGCTCGTCGCCCTGACCACGGGGACGAACCTCCTCTTCGACGCCGCGCTGGACAGGGGCGGACGCCGGGGAGCGGACCGGAGAGAGAAGGAGGCACGTCCGTGA
- a CDS encoding ABC transporter ATP-binding protein, with protein sequence MRPEKDGDADPVAEIRDLRVEIDGRAVVDGVSLRVLPGRVTALVGASGSGKTTTGLALLGEYPAGARVTGGVHVRAGGLVGYVPQHPAAALNPARRVPALLTDIARAQVRQVPLRQRRAAARERVLRALSEAQLPDGEALLRRFPHQLSGGQQQRVVLAQALLLGARVVVADEPTTGQDALTKRRIVEQLTAVAARGIAVVLLSHDLDVVRALADEVVVMRAGRVVESGPAQQVLLAPRHAWTRELLAAGTELPYPAETAARAGRPVLRVRGLTARHRDGTRGGTAVVLRAPELDLYAGETLAVVGRSGSGKTTLARCLAGLHRDHDGEILLDGAPLPRSLRDRGRAQLAAVQYVFQDAHASFDEHRAVVRQVARTAVRLRGADPDTATREALTTLAGLGITEDLAGRRPGRLSGGELQRAALARALLARPRVLVCDEITSGLDTLTRRGILDVLTALVRDRDGLSLVLVTHDLDTAALAHRIAVLDGGTVVEQGPARRILTAPAHPFTASLVARAPTAATRDQ encoded by the coding sequence GTGAGACCGGAGAAGGACGGCGACGCGGATCCCGTGGCGGAGATCCGGGACCTGCGCGTCGAGATCGACGGCCGGGCGGTCGTCGACGGGGTGAGCCTGCGGGTGCTGCCCGGCAGGGTCACGGCCCTGGTCGGGGCGTCCGGCAGCGGCAAGACCACCACCGGTCTGGCCCTGCTCGGCGAGTACCCGGCGGGCGCCCGCGTCACCGGCGGCGTCCATGTGCGGGCCGGCGGGCTCGTCGGCTACGTCCCCCAGCATCCGGCGGCGGCGCTCAACCCCGCCCGCCGCGTCCCGGCGCTCCTCACCGACATCGCCCGCGCCCAGGTGCGCCAGGTGCCGCTGCGGCAGCGCCGGGCGGCGGCCCGCGAGCGGGTCCTGCGCGCCCTGTCCGAGGCGCAACTACCGGACGGCGAAGCGCTGTTGCGGCGCTTTCCGCACCAGCTCTCCGGCGGCCAGCAGCAGCGCGTCGTCCTCGCCCAGGCACTGCTGCTCGGGGCGCGTGTCGTCGTCGCCGACGAGCCCACCACGGGGCAGGACGCGCTGACCAAGCGCCGTATCGTCGAGCAGCTCACGGCCGTCGCGGCCCGCGGCATCGCGGTCGTGCTGCTCAGCCACGACCTGGACGTGGTGCGCGCGCTCGCCGACGAGGTGGTGGTGATGCGGGCGGGCCGGGTCGTCGAGTCGGGCCCCGCCCAGCAGGTGCTGCTCGCGCCGCGGCACGCGTGGACCCGTGAACTGCTCGCCGCGGGTACGGAGTTGCCGTACCCGGCCGAGACGGCCGCCCGTGCCGGGCGGCCGGTGCTGCGGGTGCGGGGGCTGACCGCCCGCCACCGCGACGGCACGCGCGGCGGCACCGCCGTGGTGCTCCGCGCCCCCGAACTCGACCTGTACGCGGGCGAGACGCTCGCCGTCGTCGGCCGTTCCGGCAGCGGCAAGACCACCCTCGCCCGCTGCCTCGCCGGCCTCCACCGGGACCACGACGGCGAGATCCTGCTGGACGGCGCTCCGCTCCCCCGGAGCCTGCGCGACCGCGGCCGGGCACAGCTCGCGGCCGTGCAGTACGTCTTCCAGGACGCGCACGCCTCCTTCGACGAACACCGCGCCGTGGTACGGCAGGTCGCCCGCACCGCCGTCCGCCTGCGCGGCGCCGACCCGGACACGGCGACCCGGGAGGCGCTGACCACCCTGGCCGGACTCGGCATCACGGAGGATCTGGCCGGCCGGCGCCCCGGCCGGCTCTCCGGCGGCGAGCTGCAGCGCGCCGCCCTCGCCCGCGCCCTGCTCGCCCGCCCCCGCGTCCTCGTCTGCGACGAGATCACCTCCGGCCTCGACACGCTCACCCGCCGGGGCATCCTCGACGTGCTCACCGCGCTGGTCCGCGACCGCGACGGCCTGTCCCTGGTCCTGGTCACCCACGACCTGGACACGGCAGCCCTGGCCCACCGCATCGCCGTACTGGACGGCGGCACGGTCGTCGAACAGGGGCCGGCCCGGCGGATCCTGACCGCGCCGGCCCACCCGTTCACCGCGTCCCTCGTGGCGCGGGCGCCGACGGCGGCGACGCGGGATCAGTGA
- a CDS encoding glycoside hydrolase family 43 protein yields the protein MSARPRSQAMPSRRTFLGAAAATSAALAADLSLGAPPARAADSAYVMGYFTESPNGVGTDYGLHLAVSTDSLNWTPLNQNNPVVTPTAGAGGLRDPFIMRRREGGFVVLATDLKGTDWGYNSQTIHVWDSADLRTFTNYRRPHLHDMVTHSWAPEAFWDASRNQYGILYSAVNSSGHNVLMVNYTGDFTTVSAPQVFFDPGYDVIDGDMAVGVNGVNYLYFKSSSTGGLVGARSTSLNPGSFTPFSTSVAHGGTEAPTLVKSLTSATWYLWGDTYTPNGVFYAWQTTNLAAGTWTPVDQKLYTHPVNAKHCTIAPITAAEHDGLLARWGAPAWNRLKSYNYPARYVRHADYLARIDTYPFDPYTDSQWKLVPGLADASGVSFQSVSHPTRYLRHYDHQLRLDADDGTTAFAQDATFHRVAGLADASWSSFRSHNYPTRYIRHSGYALRTDPVSTATDRADATFSVGH from the coding sequence ATGAGCGCACGCCCCCGCAGCCAGGCCATGCCGTCCCGCAGAACGTTCCTCGGAGCCGCCGCGGCCACGTCGGCCGCCCTGGCCGCCGACCTGTCGCTGGGCGCCCCGCCCGCCCGTGCCGCCGACTCCGCCTACGTCATGGGCTACTTCACGGAGTCACCGAACGGCGTCGGCACCGACTACGGCCTCCACCTGGCCGTCAGCACCGACTCCCTGAACTGGACCCCGCTGAACCAGAACAACCCCGTCGTCACCCCCACCGCGGGCGCCGGCGGGCTGCGCGACCCGTTCATCATGCGCAGGCGCGAGGGCGGCTTCGTGGTGCTGGCCACGGACCTCAAGGGCACCGACTGGGGCTACAACAGCCAGACCATCCACGTGTGGGACTCCGCCGACCTGCGCACCTTCACCAACTACCGGCGTCCCCACCTGCACGACATGGTCACCCACAGCTGGGCCCCCGAAGCCTTCTGGGACGCCAGCCGCAACCAGTACGGCATCCTCTACTCTGCCGTGAACTCCTCGGGCCACAACGTCCTGATGGTGAACTACACCGGCGACTTCACCACCGTCTCCGCCCCCCAGGTCTTCTTCGACCCCGGCTACGACGTCATCGACGGCGACATGGCGGTGGGCGTGAACGGCGTCAACTACCTCTACTTCAAGAGCAGCAGCACGGGCGGGCTGGTCGGCGCGCGCTCCACCTCGCTCAACCCGGGAAGCTTCACGCCGTTCAGCACCTCGGTCGCCCACGGGGGCACCGAGGCGCCCACCCTCGTGAAGTCCCTGACCTCCGCCACCTGGTACCTGTGGGGCGACACCTACACCCCCAACGGCGTCTTCTACGCCTGGCAGACCACCAACCTCGCGGCGGGCACCTGGACCCCGGTCGACCAGAAGCTCTACACCCACCCGGTCAACGCCAAGCACTGCACCATCGCCCCGATCACGGCCGCCGAGCACGACGGCCTCCTCGCCCGCTGGGGCGCCCCCGCATGGAACCGGCTGAAGTCGTACAACTACCCGGCCCGCTACGTGCGTCACGCCGACTACCTGGCACGGATCGACACCTACCCCTTCGACCCGTACACCGACTCCCAGTGGAAGCTGGTCCCCGGGCTGGCCGACGCCTCCGGTGTCTCGTTCCAGTCGGTCAGCCACCCCACCCGCTATCTGCGGCACTACGACCACCAGCTGCGACTGGACGCCGACGACGGCACCACGGCCTTCGCCCAGGACGCCACCTTCCACCGGGTCGCCGGCCTGGCCGACGCCTCCTGGTCCTCCTTCCGCTCCCACAACTACCCGACCCGCTACATCCGCCACTCCGGCTACGCCCTGCGCACCGACCCGGTGAGCACCGCCACGGACCGCGCGGACGCCACCTTCTCGGTGGGTCACTGA
- a CDS encoding nucleotide sugar dehydrogenase, whose product MRVSVFGLGYVGCVSAACLAGMGHEVVGVDVNQVKVDLVNDGRAPVVEERIGELIAEAVGTGALRATRDVREAIRDSEVSLVCVGTPSEPNGSLCTTYLERVTEEIGAALAERGGRHTVVFRSTMLPGTCLNLLVPILEKYVGGTAGVDIGVAVNPEFLREGTSVRDFFDPPKTVIGELDAASGDVVAALYDGLPGEVFRVPVPTAEAIKYADNAFHGLKIGFANELGAVCQALGVDSHQVMDVFLADRKLNISPAYLRPGFAFGGSCLPKDLRSLVHAARRADVSVPILAHVLPSNSDHLQRAVELVERTGKRRVGLFGLSFKPGTDDLRESPLVELAERLFGKGYDLRIHDANVSLSRLLGANREYIENRLPHLAQLLADSVEEVLQHAEVCLVGTRDPEVLSALPHGDGPVIVDLVRLPDAEARRAEPGYVGLAW is encoded by the coding sequence ATGAGAGTCAGCGTTTTCGGGCTCGGGTACGTGGGCTGCGTGTCGGCCGCGTGCCTGGCCGGCATGGGCCACGAGGTCGTCGGGGTGGACGTGAACCAGGTCAAGGTCGACCTGGTCAACGACGGCAGGGCCCCGGTGGTCGAGGAGCGGATCGGCGAGCTGATCGCCGAGGCCGTGGGGACCGGGGCGTTACGCGCCACCCGCGACGTCCGCGAGGCGATCAGGGACAGCGAGGTGTCGCTGGTCTGCGTGGGCACGCCCTCGGAGCCCAACGGCAGCCTGTGCACCACCTACTTGGAGCGGGTCACCGAGGAGATCGGCGCCGCCCTCGCCGAGCGGGGCGGGCGGCACACCGTGGTGTTCCGCAGCACCATGCTCCCGGGCACCTGCCTCAACCTGCTGGTGCCGATCCTGGAGAAGTACGTCGGCGGCACGGCCGGGGTGGACATCGGGGTCGCGGTCAACCCGGAGTTCCTGCGCGAGGGCACCAGCGTGCGGGACTTCTTCGACCCGCCCAAGACCGTCATCGGCGAGCTCGACGCGGCGAGCGGCGACGTGGTGGCCGCGCTGTACGACGGCCTGCCCGGCGAGGTGTTCCGGGTGCCGGTCCCCACGGCCGAGGCCATCAAGTACGCGGACAACGCCTTCCACGGACTCAAGATCGGCTTCGCGAACGAGCTGGGCGCGGTGTGCCAGGCCCTCGGGGTGGACTCGCACCAGGTGATGGACGTGTTCCTGGCCGACCGCAAGCTGAACATCAGCCCCGCCTATCTGCGGCCCGGCTTCGCCTTCGGCGGCTCCTGCCTCCCCAAGGACCTGCGCAGCCTGGTCCACGCGGCGCGGCGGGCCGACGTCTCGGTGCCCATCCTCGCCCATGTGCTGCCCTCCAACTCCGACCATCTGCAGCGCGCGGTGGAGCTGGTGGAGCGCACCGGCAAGCGCCGGGTGGGCCTGTTCGGGCTGTCCTTCAAACCCGGCACCGACGACCTCCGGGAGAGCCCGCTCGTCGAGCTGGCCGAGCGGCTCTTCGGCAAGGGGTACGACCTGCGGATCCACGACGCCAACGTGAGCCTCTCCCGGCTGCTCGGCGCGAACCGCGAGTACATCGAGAACCGGCTGCCGCACCTCGCGCAACTGCTCGCGGACTCCGTCGAGGAGGTGCTCCAGCACGCCGAGGTGTGCCTGGTCGGCACCAGGGACCCCGAAGTGCTCTCGGCGCTGCCGCACGGCGACGGCCCGGTGATCGTCGATCTCGTCCGCCTTCCCGACGCCGAGGCGCGCCGGGCCGAACCGGGGTACGTGGGCCTTGCCTGGTGA
- a CDS encoding ABC transporter permease: protein MSGLRSFVVRRLLLGALQTVAVVLLVFALTEALPGDAAVALAGDQPDPARVSAIREAMRLDRPAWERLADWAAGLLHGDLGTSLVSGRPVSQYLADGFGPTLLLATLTVALLVPAGFGLGVLAARYAGRAADRLISSVTLAVYAVPEFALGVLLVTVFALRLGWLPPTAVGYGTDLLAHPAALVLPVLVLLSRPVCSLVRLVRAGMIDALASPHVAQARRYGVSGARLRYTHALPGALAPAAQQLARTVDWLLCGVVVVEALFVIPGLGTVLLGAVAERDVPAVQGLAVVFGVLTVVLNLGADLVAHRLAPRAGVAA from the coding sequence GTGAGCGGACTGCGCTCCTTCGTCGTCCGGCGGCTGCTCCTCGGCGCGCTGCAGACCGTGGCCGTGGTGCTGCTGGTCTTCGCGCTCACCGAGGCGCTGCCGGGCGACGCCGCGGTCGCCCTCGCCGGGGACCAGCCCGACCCGGCCCGCGTCTCGGCCATCCGGGAGGCGATGCGGCTCGACCGCCCGGCATGGGAACGGCTGGCCGACTGGGCGGCGGGCCTGCTCCACGGCGACCTCGGCACCTCCCTGGTCTCCGGCCGTCCGGTGAGCCAGTACCTCGCCGACGGTTTCGGCCCCACCCTGCTGCTGGCCACGCTCACCGTGGCGCTGCTCGTCCCGGCCGGGTTCGGGCTCGGGGTGCTGGCCGCCCGGTACGCGGGCCGGGCGGCCGACCGGCTGATCAGCTCGGTGACGCTCGCCGTGTACGCCGTCCCCGAGTTCGCCCTCGGGGTGCTGCTGGTGACGGTGTTCGCACTGCGTCTCGGCTGGCTGCCGCCGACCGCCGTCGGCTACGGCACGGACCTGCTCGCCCACCCGGCCGCGCTGGTGCTGCCCGTGCTGGTCCTGCTGTCGCGGCCGGTGTGCTCGCTGGTGCGGCTGGTGCGCGCGGGAATGATCGACGCGCTCGCCTCCCCCCATGTGGCGCAGGCCCGCCGCTACGGTGTGTCCGGCGCCCGCCTCCGCTACACCCACGCGCTTCCCGGCGCCCTGGCGCCCGCCGCCCAGCAGCTCGCCCGTACCGTCGACTGGCTGCTGTGCGGGGTCGTCGTGGTGGAGGCGCTGTTCGTGATCCCCGGGCTCGGCACGGTGCTGCTGGGCGCCGTCGCCGAACGTGACGTGCCCGCCGTCCAGGGCCTCGCGGTGGTCTTCGGCGTGCTGACGGTCGTACTGAACCTGGGCGCCGACCTGGTCGCCCACCGGCTGGCGCCCCGTGCGGGGGTGGCCGCGTGA
- a CDS encoding ABC transporter substrate-binding protein — MHDDTTRPLPFPALRRRGFLAATGAGTLALAGCGGGSGSDDGGGGGSPKKGGRLRAAFAGGGASETLDPHLANLFADVARAKALFDKLADYGADLSAQPRLAEKWEPDKALDRWRITLREATFHDGRPVTARDVLYSYRRIADPKRAFRAKASLEPIDLDASRATGARSLEFVLKRPTAEFPNVLAAFGAYIVPEGATGFDTAPVGSGPFRFVSFTPGRSAVFRRYDDYWEGAPHLDEVEFLVANEESARINALLGGQIEYAHELNPTTARAHENEGRIGIVRLRGSAMQAFCMKTDRPPFDDPRVRRAFFLIADRRELVEGALSGAGEVGNDLFGKGYEYYAGGLPQREQDLGRARALLRQAGAEDLRVTLDTSPVAAGFTEAAGIFRDQAKKAGVTVEVRTGSKDSYWSDILDNGTLCCYRSGAMPIEAHLSQRLLTDSSTNATQWRHKDFDALYQQAQSTRDRTGRAAVYERMQRRLHAEGGFLMWGFADWIIGTARTVRGVGTEAPANTLDWARFDKVWLA, encoded by the coding sequence AGGGCGGGCGGCTGCGCGCCGCGTTCGCGGGCGGCGGCGCGAGCGAGACCCTCGACCCGCACCTCGCCAACCTGTTCGCCGACGTCGCCCGCGCCAAGGCCCTGTTCGACAAGCTCGCCGACTACGGCGCCGACCTCTCCGCCCAACCTCGCCTCGCCGAGAAGTGGGAGCCCGACAAGGCGCTGGACCGCTGGCGGATCACCCTGCGCGAGGCCACCTTCCACGACGGCAGACCCGTCACCGCGCGGGACGTCCTGTACAGCTACCGCCGTATAGCCGACCCGAAGCGGGCGTTCCGCGCCAAGGCCTCCCTGGAACCCATCGACCTCGACGCCAGCCGCGCCACCGGCGCACGCTCCCTCGAGTTCGTCCTCAAACGGCCCACGGCCGAATTCCCCAACGTGCTGGCCGCGTTCGGCGCGTACATCGTGCCCGAGGGCGCCACCGGGTTCGACACGGCGCCGGTCGGCTCCGGGCCGTTCCGCTTCGTGTCCTTCACGCCGGGCCGCTCGGCGGTCTTCCGCCGCTACGACGACTACTGGGAGGGCGCCCCGCACCTCGACGAGGTCGAGTTCCTGGTGGCGAACGAGGAGTCGGCACGGATCAACGCGCTGCTCGGCGGGCAGATCGAGTACGCCCACGAGCTGAACCCCACCACCGCCCGCGCCCACGAGAACGAGGGGCGGATCGGGATCGTGCGGCTGCGGGGCAGCGCCATGCAGGCGTTCTGCATGAAGACCGACCGGCCGCCGTTCGACGACCCTCGGGTGCGCCGGGCGTTCTTCCTCATCGCCGACCGCCGGGAACTCGTCGAGGGCGCCCTGTCCGGCGCGGGCGAGGTCGGCAACGACCTGTTCGGCAAGGGCTACGAGTACTACGCCGGCGGACTGCCGCAGCGGGAGCAGGACCTCGGCAGGGCCCGCGCCCTGCTGAGGCAGGCCGGCGCCGAGGACCTGAGGGTCACCCTGGACACCTCTCCCGTCGCCGCCGGGTTCACCGAGGCCGCCGGCATCTTCCGCGACCAGGCGAAGAAGGCCGGGGTCACCGTCGAGGTGAGGACGGGCAGCAAGGACTCCTACTGGAGCGACATCCTCGACAACGGCACCCTGTGCTGCTACCGCTCCGGCGCCATGCCCATCGAGGCGCACCTCTCCCAGCGGCTGCTCACCGACTCCTCCACCAACGCCACCCAGTGGCGGCACAAGGACTTCGACGCCCTCTACCAGCAGGCCCAGTCCACCCGCGACCGGACGGGACGCGCCGCCGTCTACGAGCGCATGCAGCGCCGTCTGCACGCCGAGGGCGGCTTCCTGATGTGGGGGTTCGCCGACTGGATCATCGGAACGGCCCGCACCGTGCGGGGTGTCGGGACCGAGGCGCCCGCCAACACCCTCGACTGGGCGCGCTTCGACAAGGTGTGGCTCGCGTGA
- a CDS encoding sugar transferase yields the protein MRQGGLVSPFPSARGRLANGAFNQPAIDWEQRYRRTVITSDTIATSCVVAAIGNFFGSRDAANWHEKWGILAFGTELLVLGSLTVSRSWAPAVLGQGAEEFRRLGRSLFMATVVLALGGIALTSRNIKLWIFVAVPAMALATMTERYVLRLWLHRQRKEGRCLRPVLAAGSPDTVRDLINRTRKFPHLGWRVDAVCTTDGLGPDGDQLDGVPVVGRLNDVAGHLHRDGYRVVAVTPDPHWTPDRLQRLAWSLEGSETEMVVAPVLMEVAGPRLHIDAVLGIPLLRVSMPAFTGGRRAVKGVVDRLGAAVLLMLFAPLMVCVGLLVLATSRGGAFYRQRRVGKDGREFTMLKFRTMVAGADRARAELADLNEGAGLLFKLRRDPRVTRVGGVLRRYSVDELPQLFNVLTGSMSLVGPRPPLPEECAAYGPDIRRRLLVKPGLTGLWQISGRSDLSWEEAVRLDLRYVEDWSLALDTVILWKTLRAVLHGQGAY from the coding sequence GTGCGGCAAGGGGGATTAGTCAGCCCGTTTCCGTCGGCGCGCGGGCGTCTGGCGAACGGGGCATTCAACCAACCCGCGATCGACTGGGAGCAGCGGTACCGCCGTACCGTGATCACCAGCGACACCATCGCCACCTCCTGTGTGGTGGCGGCGATCGGCAACTTCTTCGGGTCGCGGGACGCGGCCAACTGGCACGAGAAATGGGGAATTCTCGCCTTCGGCACCGAACTGCTGGTGCTGGGGTCGCTCACGGTGAGCCGGTCGTGGGCTCCCGCCGTGCTCGGCCAGGGCGCCGAGGAGTTCCGCCGGCTGGGACGCTCGCTCTTCATGGCGACCGTCGTGCTCGCGCTCGGCGGGATCGCCCTCACCTCGCGCAACATCAAACTCTGGATCTTCGTCGCGGTCCCCGCGATGGCGCTCGCCACCATGACCGAGCGGTATGTGCTCCGCCTCTGGCTGCACAGACAGCGCAAGGAGGGGCGGTGTCTGAGACCGGTGCTCGCCGCCGGGAGCCCGGACACCGTGCGCGACCTGATCAACCGCACCCGCAAGTTCCCGCACCTCGGCTGGCGGGTGGACGCCGTGTGCACCACGGACGGTCTCGGCCCCGACGGTGACCAGCTCGACGGGGTACCGGTCGTCGGCAGGCTGAACGACGTCGCGGGCCACCTGCACCGCGACGGCTACCGCGTCGTCGCCGTCACACCGGACCCGCACTGGACACCGGACCGGCTGCAGCGGCTGGCCTGGAGCCTCGAGGGCAGCGAAACCGAGATGGTCGTGGCCCCCGTGCTGATGGAGGTGGCCGGCCCCCGGCTGCACATCGACGCCGTGCTCGGGATCCCGCTGCTGCGGGTCAGCATGCCGGCCTTCACCGGCGGCCGCCGCGCGGTCAAGGGGGTCGTCGACCGGCTGGGCGCGGCGGTCCTGCTGATGCTGTTCGCCCCGCTGATGGTGTGCGTCGGACTGCTCGTGCTGGCGACCAGCCGGGGCGGGGCCTTCTACCGCCAGCGCAGGGTCGGCAAGGACGGCCGCGAGTTCACCATGCTCAAGTTCCGCACCATGGTCGCCGGGGCCGACCGGGCACGCGCCGAGCTGGCCGACCTCAACGAGGGCGCGGGGCTGCTCTTCAAGCTCCGCCGGGATCCGCGGGTGACCCGGGTGGGCGGGGTGCTGCGCCGGTACTCGGTCGACGAACTCCCGCAGCTCTTCAACGTGCTCACCGGCTCGATGTCGCTCGTCGGACCGCGGCCCCCGCTGCCGGAGGAGTGCGCCGCGTACGGCCCGGACATCCGGCGGCGGCTGCTGGTCAAACCCGGGCTGACCGGTCTGTGGCAGATCAGCGGGCGCAGCGACCTGTCGTGGGAGGAGGCGGTGCGGCTGGACCTGCGGTACGTGGAGGACTGGTCGCTCGCCCTGGACACAGTGATCTTGTGGAAGACGCTGCGGGCGGTGCTGCACGGCCAGGGGGCCTACTGA